The Actinomycetota bacterium genome contains a region encoding:
- a CDS encoding DUF1461 domain-containing protein: MFEIIKNKPLVKALAVLCAVLLVIIIFLIPLRAYIYNSGTYMNLYEKNDVFGEIDKDDAIKLTAGIISLLRYGSNIDEFRLKSSYSFFTSDEISHLYDVRILIQKFLITLYACIVLFLIFAFLIIQKSVLSYLKNISNIFIGSSCIVILLILLLYFFSSNFIFIFERFHHLFFPQGNWAFPEGSLLITLLPLNFFYDFFIKILVTAMIISVILLLTGIIFYIIYRIKSGRNERVSLK; this comes from the coding sequence ATGTTTGAAATAATAAAAAATAAACCTTTGGTAAAAGCGCTTGCTGTATTATGCGCCGTTTTGCTTGTGATTATTATTTTCCTCATCCCTTTAAGGGCATATATATACAACTCCGGAACATATATGAATTTATATGAAAAAAATGATGTTTTCGGCGAAATAGATAAGGATGATGCCATAAAGCTCACAGCCGGGATTATAAGTTTGCTGAGATACGGCAGCAATATTGATGAATTCAGATTAAAATCATCATATTCATTCTTTACATCCGATGAGATCAGTCATCTTTACGATGTACGGATTCTTATACAGAAATTTTTAATTACTCTTTATGCCTGTATAGTTTTATTTCTTATTTTTGCTTTTCTTATCATTCAGAAAAGTGTTTTATCTTATTTAAAAAATATTTCAAATATTTTTATCGGTTCTTCATGTATTGTAATTCTGTTAATTTTATTATTATATTTTTTCAGCAGCAATTTCATTTTCATCTTTGAAAGGTTCCATCATCTGTTTTTTCCTCAGGGCAACTGGGCTTTCCCGGAAGGCTCACTTCTGATAACTCTATTGCCTTTAAATTTTTTTTATGATTTTTTTATTAAAATACTGGTGACCGCAATGATTATATCTGTCATATTATTGCTGACAGGAATAATTTTTTATATTATTTACAGAATAAAGTCAGGCAGGAATGAAAGGGTTTCTTTAAAATAA